A single window of Chloracidobacterium thermophilum B DNA harbors:
- a CDS encoding zinc-dependent alcohol dehydrogenase family protein produces the protein MKCVELADQFGIEHLRLTERPHPELKFGEVLIRVRATSLNYRDLMTVTGVYNPKQPLPLIPLSDGVGEVVAVGDGVTRVAVGDRVAGIFAQGWTAGEPAVEKVRTTTLGGPLDGMLTEYRALSQEGVVKVPDYLNDEEAATLPCAALTAWSALIAHGQLKPGDTVLVQGTGGVSIFALQFAKAAGARVIITSGSDEKLERAKALGADEVINYRQAPDWDKAVREMTAGRGVDHVVEVGGTGTLAKSIRSVRFGGHISLIGVLSGRTGEIDIAPVLMQNIRVQGIIVGSREMFEAMNRALEQNRIRPVVDKIFALDEARQAFGLMAQGGHFGKICIRID, from the coding sequence GTGAAGTGCGTTGAACTTGCTGATCAGTTTGGAATTGAGCACCTTCGTCTCACTGAGCGCCCTCACCCGGAGCTGAAGTTTGGAGAGGTTTTGATCCGAGTGCGGGCTACATCCCTCAACTATCGCGATCTGATGACAGTAACTGGGGTCTATAACCCCAAGCAGCCGCTCCCGTTGATTCCGCTGTCTGACGGTGTGGGGGAGGTTGTGGCGGTTGGGGATGGCGTCACGCGCGTTGCCGTTGGAGACCGGGTGGCCGGGATTTTTGCGCAGGGATGGACCGCCGGTGAGCCGGCCGTGGAAAAGGTGCGCACAACGACCCTGGGTGGCCCGCTCGATGGCATGCTGACCGAGTACCGTGCGCTTTCGCAGGAAGGGGTGGTCAAAGTCCCGGACTATCTGAATGACGAAGAAGCGGCCACCCTGCCCTGTGCGGCGCTGACAGCCTGGAGTGCGCTCATCGCCCACGGACAGCTCAAGCCGGGGGATACCGTACTCGTCCAGGGGACAGGCGGCGTTTCCATATTTGCCCTCCAGTTTGCCAAAGCCGCCGGTGCCCGGGTCATCATCACCTCCGGGAGTGATGAAAAGCTCGAACGCGCCAAGGCCTTGGGGGCGGATGAAGTCATCAACTACCGGCAGGCTCCCGACTGGGACAAAGCCGTGCGGGAGATGACTGCCGGCCGCGGTGTTGATCATGTGGTTGAAGTAGGTGGTACCGGCACTTTGGCTAAGTCCATTCGTTCCGTCCGGTTTGGCGGTCATATCAGCCTGATCGGGGTATTGTCCGGGCGGACTGGCGAAATTGACATTGCGCCGGTGCTGATGCAGAACATCCGCGTGCAGGGCATCATTGTTGGGTCGCGGGAGATGTTCGAGGCGATGAACCGCGCCTTGGAGCAGAACCGGATTCGTCCGGTGGTGGACAAAATCTTTGCTCTTGACGAGGCTCGGCAGGCGTTTGGGTTGATGGCGCAGGGTGGACATTTTGGGAAAATCTGCATTCGGATTGACTGA
- a CDS encoding DUF692 domain-containing protein, translating to MVETLPDRVGLGWRAPLAADILANLDRIEVVEVIADDYFDAPGRERQALRWLGRQVPLVLHGVSLGLASTAPVDPVRLDHMARLIGEVEPWLWSEHLAFVRGGGVEVGHLAAPPRTAATIEGTARNLATARTIVGSNPLVENISTIIEPPGSALDEVTWLEGILAATENGLLLDLHNLYANACNFDFDPREAIARLPLERVGYIHLAGGKWVQATRFPGRRLLDDHRHATPQPVFDLLAEVARRTARPLVVILERDGDYPPFAQLLDELDAARAALARGRADRDANQNVRTNVVATL from the coding sequence ATGGTGGAAACCCTGCCCGATCGCGTCGGTCTTGGATGGCGCGCCCCTTTGGCAGCCGACATCCTGGCTAACCTGGATCGTATCGAGGTGGTGGAAGTCATCGCCGATGATTACTTCGACGCACCGGGCAGGGAGCGGCAGGCGTTGCGCTGGCTGGGGCGGCAAGTGCCGCTGGTGCTGCACGGCGTTTCCCTGGGGTTGGCCTCGACCGCACCGGTTGACCCCGTTCGGCTTGACCACATGGCCCGTCTCATCGGTGAGGTCGAGCCATGGCTGTGGTCGGAGCATCTCGCCTTTGTACGTGGCGGCGGCGTTGAAGTCGGCCACCTGGCCGCGCCGCCGCGAACAGCCGCCACCATCGAGGGCACGGCACGCAATCTCGCCACAGCACGCACCATTGTCGGCAGCAATCCACTGGTTGAGAACATCTCCACCATTATCGAGCCGCCCGGCAGTGCGCTCGATGAGGTGACGTGGCTGGAAGGCATCCTGGCCGCCACGGAAAACGGTTTGCTGCTCGATCTGCACAACCTGTACGCCAACGCCTGCAACTTCGATTTTGACCCCCGTGAAGCCATCGCCCGGCTTCCCCTCGAACGGGTCGGCTACATCCACCTGGCAGGCGGGAAGTGGGTGCAGGCGACGCGCTTTCCGGGGCGACGGCTGCTCGACGACCACCGCCACGCAACGCCACAACCGGTGTTTGACCTGCTGGCCGAAGTGGCGCGGCGGACGGCGCGGCCGCTGGTCGTCATTCTGGAGCGCGACGGCGACTATCCGCCCTTTGCCCAGCTTCTGGATGAACTCGATGCCGCACGTGCCGCCCTGGCACGGGGGCGCGCCGACCGGGACGCCAACCAGAACGTACGCACCAATGTCGTCGCCACACTTTGA
- a CDS encoding TIGR04222 domain-containing membrane protein, translating into MSSYPVSTPKPSDPWKSVTPTTNQATSLTGDDAWVVRAFVIAWFTLLLCFTVVIICLPKTAFLLAYLLACATVIAMLYVRRIVAEPVRELTKFDTSDPYRLAYLRGGANEALRVATAVLIEARHLRLLQNESSEKKEKQLVTAPDCDAKSLPFPLERAVLRFFTTPRKPEEMFEQGGLKQQVDDLYKEELENAGLLPSEAQKQARTSRALFALILILVVGLTKIGVALWHGYRNIGFTLLIMIVAAIWAWSFSGDYRTRLGNYVVKSLESLFEGMRAQAATLKANASMAQIALLAGVYGVAALPAEVFPEVREAFPKAPTDSSSCGSSCSSSCSSDGGSCSSCGGGCGGCS; encoded by the coding sequence ATGAGTTCCTACCCAGTCAGCACGCCCAAGCCTTCCGACCCGTGGAAATCTGTAACCCCAACCACAAACCAAGCGACTTCTCTTACAGGCGATGACGCCTGGGTGGTCCGGGCGTTTGTCATCGCCTGGTTTACCCTGCTCCTGTGTTTCACCGTCGTCATCATCTGCCTGCCCAAAACCGCGTTTCTGCTGGCTTACCTGCTGGCTTGTGCGACCGTGATCGCAATGCTGTATGTGCGGCGAATCGTGGCCGAGCCGGTCAGGGAACTGACGAAGTTCGATACTTCTGACCCCTACCGACTGGCCTACCTGCGCGGGGGAGCCAACGAGGCCCTACGGGTGGCCACGGCCGTCCTCATCGAAGCCCGTCACCTGAGGCTTTTGCAGAACGAGTCGTCGGAAAAAAAGGAAAAGCAGCTCGTGACCGCGCCGGACTGTGATGCGAAGTCGCTGCCATTTCCTCTGGAAAGAGCCGTACTTCGCTTTTTCACAACTCCACGGAAGCCGGAGGAAATGTTTGAGCAGGGTGGTCTCAAACAGCAGGTGGATGATCTTTACAAAGAAGAGCTGGAGAACGCCGGCTTGTTGCCCTCTGAAGCCCAGAAACAGGCCCGTACCAGTCGGGCGCTGTTTGCTCTGATCCTCATCCTGGTGGTCGGTTTGACCAAGATTGGGGTGGCCTTGTGGCATGGATACCGCAACATCGGCTTTACCCTGCTGATTATGATTGTTGCGGCAATCTGGGCTTGGAGTTTTAGCGGAGACTATCGGACGCGCCTTGGCAACTATGTTGTGAAGTCGCTGGAATCGCTGTTTGAAGGCATGCGCGCCCAGGCCGCAACCCTCAAAGCCAACGCCTCGATGGCGCAGATTGCCCTGCTGGCCGGTGTCTATGGTGTCGCGGCCCTGCCGGCGGAGGTTTTCCCTGAAGTCCGGGAAGCCTTCCCCAAAGCTCCGACCGACAGTTCATCCTGTGGGAGTTCCTGCAGCAGTTCGTGCAGCAGCGACGGCGGTAGTTGCAGCAGTTGTGGCGGCGGCTGTGGTGGCTGTAGCTAG
- a CDS encoding glycosyltransferase family 39 protein — protein sequence MPDRWRHLAGFLTVAFLAGGVRFGVRVARGDATFWEQSYGFYFDLAQKLVREHTFCLDALTCAYWTPLYPAFLALVTGGERNFLSIAAAQSAVGVVTVWCAYHLARLWFSAPAGWLAAVGTALYPYFVVHDTALQETGLYTATVALATLALALVSVSSHPLRQALLAGGLTGVAILVRPSLVPIAPLALGWLWWSCQSTSPGRRWLVVGSYALALLLVLLPWLARNWLVVGRPVLTTRLGHSLWIANNPQTFTHYPVESIDRSTAAAWAAMTPAELAEVERATRRETDLDDWFRARAWAYIRSHPGATAWGACRKLGAAFWWQLNPVKGRMEQLIYGVSYVPVMLLAGVGLWLLGRRKNWPALLLCVAHVLAFSVVTAVFWAHTSHRSYLDVYFIILAAGALASFRRPDARPLLSWK from the coding sequence ATGCCTGACCGCTGGCGACACCTGGCCGGGTTCCTCACCGTGGCGTTTCTGGCTGGTGGGGTGCGCTTTGGCGTTCGGGTGGCGCGTGGCGATGCCACCTTCTGGGAACAAAGCTACGGCTTTTATTTCGATCTGGCCCAGAAGCTCGTCCGGGAGCACACCTTCTGTCTGGACGCGCTCACCTGCGCCTACTGGACGCCGCTGTATCCGGCATTCCTGGCGCTTGTCACTGGCGGCGAACGAAACTTTCTGTCCATTGCGGCCGCACAGTCGGCCGTTGGCGTGGTAACGGTCTGGTGCGCCTACCATTTGGCGCGGCTGTGGTTCAGCGCGCCGGCCGGGTGGCTGGCTGCTGTAGGTACGGCGCTGTATCCCTACTTTGTCGTCCATGACACGGCGCTTCAGGAAACAGGACTCTACACGGCAACCGTTGCCCTGGCGACGCTGGCGCTGGCCCTTGTGTCGGTATCCAGTCATCCACTGCGCCAGGCGCTTTTGGCGGGCGGTCTGACGGGCGTGGCCATCCTCGTCCGTCCTTCTTTGGTGCCGATTGCGCCACTGGCGCTTGGCTGGCTCTGGTGGAGCTGTCAGTCCACATCACCAGGTCGGCGGTGGTTGGTGGTTGGCAGCTATGCCCTGGCGTTGTTGCTCGTGCTGCTGCCTTGGCTGGCGCGCAACTGGTTGGTTGTGGGGCGTCCGGTGCTGACGACCCGTCTGGGACACTCACTCTGGATAGCGAATAATCCCCAGACCTTTACCCATTATCCGGTCGAAAGCATTGACCGCAGCACGGCGGCGGCCTGGGCTGCCATGACACCAGCCGAACTGGCCGAAGTCGAACGGGCCACGCGCCGTGAAACGGACCTTGACGACTGGTTTCGCGCCCGGGCGTGGGCCTATATCCGGTCACATCCGGGGGCGACTGCCTGGGGAGCGTGCCGCAAGCTGGGCGCAGCGTTCTGGTGGCAGCTCAATCCGGTCAAAGGCCGGATGGAACAGCTCATCTATGGGGTGTCTTACGTGCCCGTGATGCTGCTGGCTGGAGTTGGACTATGGCTTCTGGGACGCCGGAAAAACTGGCCGGCGCTGCTTCTGTGCGTGGCGCACGTCTTGGCTTTCAGTGTGGTCACGGCGGTTTTCTGGGCGCATACCAGCCACCGGAGTTACCTGGATGTGTATTTCATCATCCTGGCGGCAGGGGCGTTGGCCTCATTCCGGCGACCGGACGCCCGGCCGCTGCTCAGTTGGAAATAA
- a CDS encoding YybH family protein produces the protein MPFRPLAACFCLLWLLFGAIRTPAQPPSSVAAIRTLLDRQVAAWNRGDLEGFMDGYWRSPELTFVSGTTVTKGWEATLVRYRQRYQSEGRAMGTLDFQDLVIEMVGPRAALVRGAWRVVLPEQITSGRFTLLVRRFPNGWRIVYDHTS, from the coding sequence ATGCCTTTCCGACCGCTTGCCGCGTGTTTCTGTCTGCTCTGGTTACTGTTTGGTGCAATTCGCACTCCGGCGCAGCCCCCATCGTCCGTGGCCGCCATTCGTACGCTGCTCGACAGGCAGGTAGCCGCCTGGAACCGGGGCGATCTGGAAGGTTTCATGGACGGTTACTGGCGCTCGCCGGAACTGACCTTTGTTTCCGGTACGACCGTGACCAAGGGGTGGGAAGCGACGCTGGTGCGCTACCGGCAACGCTACCAGTCCGAAGGACGCGCCATGGGAACGCTTGACTTCCAGGACCTCGTCATCGAGATGGTCGGGCCGCGCGCGGCACTCGTACGCGGGGCCTGGCGGGTCGTACTTCCCGAACAGATCACTTCCGGGCGCTTCACCCTCCTGGTACGGCGTTTTCCCAACGGCTGGCGCATCGTTTATGACCACACTTCCTGA
- a CDS encoding acyl carrier protein, with protein sequence MAEQSVEEKVKAIIVEELGVDESEVTPEAKFIEDLGADSLDTVELVMRFEEDFGLEIPDEDAEKILSVKDAISYIQSKLG encoded by the coding sequence ATGGCAGAGCAATCCGTTGAAGAGAAAGTCAAGGCTATCATCGTCGAGGAACTCGGCGTGGATGAAAGTGAAGTGACCCCGGAGGCCAAGTTCATTGAGGACCTGGGTGCCGATTCACTCGATACGGTCGAACTCGTCATGCGTTTCGAGGAGGACTTCGGACTCGAAATTCCTGATGAGGACGCCGAGAAAATCCTGAGCGTGAAGGATGCAATAAGCTACATCCAGTCCAAGCTCGGATAG
- a CDS encoding ABC1 kinase family protein: MNRTLPADFSISPNVHPPVVPTRRGGWSWLRHWQRTLFIVWVLGRFAWMLYRDLRRARVHSDGGNLAVLPAEKLEAQAARLREQLIRLGPTFIKIGQALATRADLLPVPFIQELAKLQNRVPPFPNSEAFAIIESELGAPVSQLFRTVDPEPVAAASLGQVYRGVRHDGQEVAIKVQRPNLVARISEDVDILRRLARWMASSKRLFKGNDWVGMIDEFERTIYAELDYRNEGRNAERFRQNFADWPRVHVPTIFWEQTTSRVITMEFLRGICVTDLEGLAAAGIDAKEANELMYRTYFKQLLEDGFFHADPHPGNILILRDGRLAFFDFGMVGHISPTLQSQMVSAFFHLIERDAPGIVRDLVGLGFLSPEADMEDFARVVEDLFRRKLDVNLSEVRFKDLTYDLGDIIYRYPFSTPASFTFIIRALMTLEGISITMNPRFNFLEVALPYARDFLFRRESAQLREKVWASLHDARNGKLNWTRVWNLARTALALYFA, translated from the coding sequence ATGAACCGTACCCTGCCCGCAGACTTCTCCATCTCACCGAATGTTCACCCACCGGTTGTCCCCACGCGGCGGGGGGGCTGGAGTTGGCTTCGCCACTGGCAGCGAACGCTTTTTATCGTGTGGGTTCTGGGGCGCTTCGCCTGGATGCTGTACCGCGACCTCCGACGCGCCCGAGTTCACTCAGACGGCGGCAACCTGGCCGTACTTCCGGCTGAAAAACTCGAAGCCCAGGCAGCCCGGCTGCGCGAACAGCTCATCCGGCTCGGCCCGACGTTCATCAAGATCGGGCAGGCACTGGCCACCCGCGCCGACCTGCTGCCGGTGCCGTTCATTCAGGAACTGGCCAAGCTCCAGAACCGTGTGCCGCCGTTTCCAAACAGCGAAGCCTTCGCCATCATCGAGAGCGAGTTGGGGGCGCCCGTCAGCCAGCTTTTCCGCACCGTTGACCCGGAACCCGTTGCCGCCGCCAGTCTGGGACAGGTCTATCGCGGCGTCCGGCACGACGGGCAGGAAGTGGCCATCAAGGTGCAACGCCCCAATCTCGTGGCGCGCATCAGCGAAGATGTGGACATCCTGCGCCGTCTTGCCCGGTGGATGGCCAGCTCGAAACGGCTCTTCAAAGGTAACGACTGGGTTGGGATGATTGATGAGTTCGAGCGCACGATCTATGCCGAACTCGATTACCGCAACGAAGGCCGCAATGCCGAACGCTTCCGGCAGAACTTTGCCGACTGGCCACGGGTTCACGTGCCGACCATCTTCTGGGAACAGACGACCTCGCGGGTCATCACCATGGAGTTCCTGCGTGGCATCTGTGTGACCGATCTGGAAGGGCTGGCCGCCGCCGGCATTGACGCCAAGGAAGCCAACGAGCTGATGTATCGCACCTACTTCAAACAACTGCTCGAAGACGGCTTCTTTCACGCCGACCCGCATCCGGGCAACATTCTCATACTGCGCGACGGACGGCTGGCCTTTTTTGACTTCGGCATGGTCGGGCATATTTCCCCAACCCTGCAGAGCCAGATGGTCAGCGCCTTTTTCCACCTTATCGAACGTGATGCGCCGGGCATCGTCCGGGATTTGGTCGGGCTGGGATTTCTTTCGCCCGAAGCCGATATGGAAGATTTTGCGCGCGTCGTCGAAGACCTGTTCCGGCGCAAACTCGATGTCAACCTCTCGGAAGTCCGCTTCAAGGACCTGACTTACGACCTGGGCGACATCATCTACCGCTACCCCTTCTCGACGCCTGCTTCGTTCACCTTCATCATCCGGGCGCTGATGACTCTGGAAGGCATCAGCATCACGATGAACCCGCGCTTCAACTTCCTTGAAGTTGCCCTGCCCTATGCGCGCGACTTTCTGTTCCGGCGCGAAAGCGCGCAACTGCGGGAAAAGGTCTGGGCCAGCCTGCACGATGCCCGTAATGGGAAGCTCAACTGGACGCGCGTGTGGAATCTTGCCCGGACGGCGCTGGCGCTCTATTTCGCCTGA
- a CDS encoding Os1348 family NHLP clan protein: MSSPHFEAFLARLYADEAFREQFLAAPENTARAFGLSPEECAALAAIDLTGLELAARVFAKKLDYKAEYKRRQGWRTRWRRWWRDRWAEWRHRRRTTLQAK; encoded by the coding sequence ATGTCGTCGCCACACTTTGAAGCCTTTTTGGCGCGGCTCTATGCCGATGAAGCTTTCCGGGAGCAGTTTTTGGCCGCGCCGGAAAACACAGCTCGCGCCTTTGGGCTGTCGCCGGAAGAATGCGCGGCGCTGGCGGCAATTGATCTGACGGGCCTGGAGCTGGCTGCGCGGGTGTTTGCCAAAAAGCTCGACTACAAGGCGGAGTACAAACGCCGGCAGGGATGGCGAACCCGCTGGCGGCGGTGGTGGCGTGACCGCTGGGCGGAGTGGCGGCACCGCCGCCGGACAACCCTTCAGGCGAAATAG
- a CDS encoding dihydroorotase, with amino-acid sequence MALVIRNGRVCDPSQNLDAVMDVLVVDGRIAALGPNLDIPPQAELVDATGLVVAPGFIDVHVHLREPGFTAKETIATGTRAAVAGGFTAVCCMANTLPVNDSPLVTRYILDRAREAAACRVYPIGAVTKGLQGEALADIGGMAAAGVVALSDDGHGIANANLLRRALEYASDFGLPVIDHCENRDLAAGGVINEGAVSTRLGVRGMTRAAEEVDVARDVVLSSLTGAHIHIAHLSTAGSLELVRRARAEGLPITCEVTPHHLTLDESAVLTLGPLAKMNPPLRTAGDVEALLEGVADGTVTCLATDHAPHTTLEKDQVLLHAPFGVVGLECAVSLMLDRLYWQQGIPLLRLIELFSTGPARAFNLPGGTLQIGCPADMTILDIHRETVVDVRQWQSKARNCPFDGWRLKGAPVMVVVGGERRSVLPPPVLAETVAADYRTS; translated from the coding sequence ATGGCACTCGTCATTCGGAACGGCCGCGTCTGCGATCCCTCGCAAAACCTGGATGCGGTCATGGATGTTCTGGTGGTGGACGGCCGCATTGCAGCACTGGGGCCGAATCTGGACATCCCTCCACAGGCGGAACTGGTGGATGCAACCGGGTTGGTTGTGGCACCGGGATTCATAGATGTTCACGTGCACCTGCGTGAGCCGGGCTTTACGGCGAAGGAAACGATAGCTACCGGAACACGCGCGGCTGTGGCCGGCGGCTTCACGGCCGTGTGCTGCATGGCGAACACCTTGCCCGTCAATGACTCGCCGCTGGTTACGCGCTACATCCTCGACCGGGCGCGGGAAGCTGCTGCGTGCCGCGTGTATCCCATTGGCGCTGTGACCAAGGGATTACAGGGGGAAGCTCTGGCGGATATTGGTGGGATGGCGGCGGCCGGGGTCGTGGCCCTGTCGGATGACGGACATGGGATTGCCAACGCCAACCTGTTGCGACGGGCGCTGGAATATGCCAGCGACTTTGGATTGCCGGTCATTGATCACTGTGAAAATCGTGACCTGGCGGCCGGCGGCGTCATCAATGAAGGAGCTGTGTCCACACGTCTGGGGGTACGGGGGATGACGCGCGCCGCCGAGGAAGTGGATGTGGCGCGGGATGTCGTGTTGTCCAGCCTGACGGGGGCGCATATTCACATTGCCCATCTGAGCACGGCCGGTTCGCTGGAACTGGTGCGGCGCGCCCGCGCCGAGGGCTTGCCGATTACCTGTGAAGTTACACCGCATCATCTGACGCTTGATGAATCCGCTGTCTTGACGCTGGGGCCACTGGCCAAGATGAATCCGCCGCTGCGTACGGCCGGGGATGTCGAAGCCCTGCTCGAAGGTGTGGCTGACGGCACGGTGACTTGTCTGGCGACCGACCATGCGCCGCACACAACGCTGGAAAAGGACCAGGTGCTTTTGCACGCGCCCTTCGGGGTGGTGGGACTGGAGTGCGCCGTGAGTCTGATGCTTGACCGGCTCTACTGGCAGCAGGGCATTCCGTTGCTGCGCCTCATCGAGCTGTTTTCGACCGGCCCGGCGCGCGCCTTCAACCTGCCTGGTGGGACGTTGCAAATTGGCTGCCCGGCGGATATGACAATACTGGACATCCACCGCGAAACGGTGGTGGATGTGCGTCAGTGGCAGTCAAAAGCGCGCAACTGCCCTTTCGACGGCTGGCGGCTCAAAGGCGCGCCAGTCATGGTGGTGGTGGGCGGCGAGCGGCGGAGTGTTCTGCCGCCGCCTGTGCTTGCCGAAACGGTTGCGGCAGACTACCGGACAAGTTAA
- the fabF gene encoding beta-ketoacyl-ACP synthase II, with translation MKRRVVVTGVGVVSPLGLDVPATWEALLAGTSGIGPITRFDATAFAVRIAGEVRGFDPAAFIEKKEIKKMDPFIHYAIAAAEEAMRDSGLHINGDHAARVGVHIGSALGGLTIIEREHTKLHREGPHRVSPFFIPSAIINLASGQISIRFGAKGPNLASATACASGAHAIGESFRIIQAGDADVMLCGGAEAPVTPTGIGGFAAMRALSTRNAEPARASRPFDRQRDGFVMGEGAAVLVLEEREQALARGKRPLAEVVGFGQSADAFHLTHPSEVGDGAARAMRQALADAGIAPAEVGYLNAHATGTPAGDAAEAAAIHQVFGAAATSLAVSSTKSMTGHLLGAAGALEAVVAVLALRDGRIPPTINLDEPEFDLDCVPCKAREMSLDYAMSNAFGFGGVNVSLVFRRAEA, from the coding sequence ATGAAACGGCGTGTCGTCGTCACTGGCGTCGGGGTGGTCAGTCCCCTTGGGCTGGATGTCCCGGCCACTTGGGAGGCATTGCTGGCCGGGACAAGCGGGATTGGCCCCATCACGCGCTTCGACGCCACAGCGTTTGCCGTCCGCATCGCCGGCGAGGTGCGTGGTTTTGACCCGGCGGCGTTCATCGAGAAAAAAGAGATCAAAAAGATGGACCCGTTCATCCACTACGCCATCGCCGCTGCTGAGGAAGCGATGCGCGACAGTGGGTTGCACATCAACGGTGACCATGCGGCCCGGGTAGGGGTTCACATTGGGTCGGCGCTGGGTGGGTTGACCATCATCGAGCGCGAGCACACGAAACTGCACCGTGAAGGTCCGCACCGGGTTTCACCGTTTTTCATTCCGTCCGCCATCATCAACCTTGCCAGTGGACAGATTTCGATCCGCTTTGGGGCGAAGGGACCGAATCTCGCTTCGGCCACGGCCTGTGCTTCCGGCGCACACGCCATTGGGGAATCCTTCCGTATCATTCAGGCAGGGGATGCCGATGTGATGCTGTGCGGGGGTGCGGAAGCGCCCGTAACGCCGACCGGTATTGGCGGTTTTGCGGCCATGCGCGCCCTTTCCACGCGCAACGCTGAACCGGCGCGGGCCAGCCGTCCATTTGACCGGCAGCGGGATGGCTTTGTCATGGGCGAGGGGGCGGCCGTTCTCGTTCTGGAAGAACGGGAACAGGCTTTGGCGCGGGGGAAGCGTCCGCTGGCAGAGGTTGTTGGCTTTGGACAATCCGCCGACGCTTTTCACCTGACGCATCCAAGCGAGGTTGGCGACGGCGCGGCGCGGGCTATGCGGCAGGCGCTGGCCGATGCCGGCATTGCCCCGGCCGAGGTTGGTTATCTCAATGCCCATGCGACGGGCACTCCGGCCGGAGATGCTGCCGAAGCGGCAGCTATCCATCAGGTTTTCGGTGCGGCTGCGACTTCGCTGGCGGTCAGTTCAACGAAGTCCATGACCGGTCATCTGCTGGGGGCAGCCGGCGCGCTGGAAGCCGTCGTCGCAGTACTGGCGCTGCGGGATGGGCGCATCCCGCCGACGATAAATCTCGATGAACCGGAGTTTGACTTGGACTGTGTGCCTTGCAAGGCCCGCGAAATGTCCCTCGACTATGCCATGAGTAATGCTTTTGGCTTTGGTGGGGTCAATGTTTCGCTGGTCTTCCGGCGGGCCGAAGCCTGA
- the dcd gene encoding dCTP deaminase → MIKSDKWILRMCEEYNLISPFERRLIRQVEDRRIISCGLSSYGYDCRLARDEFKVFSPIQGTEVDPKNFNPDNLLDIPLRTAADGSHYWLLPPHSYALGVTIEHFQMPRNVTAIALGKSTYARCGLIQNTTPLEADWKGRLVIELYNAANLPVRLYAEEGFVQIIFFESDEECAVSYSDRAGKYQHQTGLTLAKV, encoded by the coding sequence GTGATTAAGTCGGACAAGTGGATCCTTCGCATGTGCGAAGAGTATAACCTGATTTCGCCTTTTGAGCGGCGGCTCATCCGGCAGGTCGAAGACCGGCGCATCATAAGCTGTGGGCTGTCAAGCTATGGTTATGACTGTCGTCTGGCGCGGGATGAGTTTAAGGTCTTTTCTCCGATCCAGGGGACGGAAGTGGACCCCAAAAACTTCAATCCCGACAACCTGCTGGACATTCCGCTGCGAACGGCGGCCGACGGCAGCCACTACTGGTTGCTGCCGCCTCACTCTTATGCGCTGGGGGTGACGATTGAGCACTTCCAGATGCCGCGCAACGTCACGGCGATTGCTCTTGGAAAAAGCACCTATGCGCGTTGTGGGCTGATTCAGAACACCACGCCGCTCGAAGCCGACTGGAAGGGGCGGCTGGTCATCGAGCTGTACAATGCGGCCAACCTGCCAGTCCGGCTCTATGCCGAAGAAGGATTCGTTCAGATCATCTTCTTCGAGTCGGACGAGGAATGCGCCGTTTCCTACAGTGACCGCGCGGGCAAGTATCAGCATCAGACCGGATTGACCCTGGCCAAGGTTTAG